The Clostridioides sp. ES-S-0010-02 genome window below encodes:
- a CDS encoding helix-turn-helix transcriptional regulator — protein MNLGDKITKLRKKYNYSQELLAERLNVSRQTISKWELGQAKPDLENIKNISKLFNITYDYLIDESNLCSKDVTDNISKDVDWTKAWSSKYPILETYVDIEGIEKYQIAIEELYSRFEKEYRMSNENNVLILKDILYKTFKKHDK, from the coding sequence ATGAATTTAGGAGACAAGATTACAAAACTAAGAAAGAAATATAATTATTCTCAAGAATTGTTGGCTGAAAGACTAAATGTATCTAGACAAACTATTAGCAAGTGGGAATTAGGGCAAGCTAAGCCAGACTTAGAAAATATAAAAAATATATCAAAGCTATTTAATATTACTTATGATTACTTAATCGATGAAAGTAATTTATGTTCTAAAGATGTAACTGATAATATTAGTAAGGATGTTGACTGGACAAAAGCATGGAGCTCTAAGTATCCTATTTTAGAAACATATGTTGACATAGAAGGGATAGAAAAGTATCAAATAGCTATTGAAGAATTATATTCAAGATTTGAAAAGGAATACAGGATGAGCAATGAGAATAATGTACTCATATTAAAAGATATTTTATACAAGACGTTTAAAAAACATGATAAATAA
- a CDS encoding iron-containing alcohol dehydrogenase: MNFNYSLPVNILFGRGRINDVGIEVSKYGKKVLIVTGKNSTKKTGLLDKTIDLLKGAKVEYEVFDRVEQNPLITTIYAGVEAIKETGCDCVLGLGGGSIMDAAKSIAFSYKNPGDLNDYIFGIKQGEEALPIVLVPTTSGTGSEGNCFAVLTNSDTKDKKSIKKNSMYAKASIIDPELMVTMPKHIIASVGFDALAHNIEAYLSNGRNPLSDVQAIYGIELISESLVNVYNNSDDLEAWEKITLASTIGGMTIGTAGTTLQHGMEHPVSGLRDVMHGKGLAALTPTIVESSWDSDIERFGNISKLLGGTCAEDCSGAVKNFLKKIDLDIKLSDLGIVKSDIDWLTDNCMKISAANIKRHPKTFNKEQIREIYYKSL, from the coding sequence ATGAATTTTAATTATAGTTTGCCAGTAAATATTTTATTTGGAAGAGGAAGAATTAATGATGTAGGAATAGAAGTATCTAAATATGGTAAAAAAGTATTAATTGTAACTGGGAAAAACAGTACAAAGAAAACAGGGTTACTTGATAAGACAATAGATTTGCTAAAAGGTGCTAAAGTAGAATATGAAGTTTTTGATAGAGTAGAGCAAAATCCTCTTATAACTACTATATATGCAGGCGTAGAAGCTATAAAAGAAACTGGTTGTGATTGTGTTTTAGGTCTTGGTGGTGGAAGTATAATGGATGCAGCTAAAAGTATAGCTTTTTCTTATAAAAATCCAGGTGATTTAAATGATTACATATTTGGAATTAAACAAGGTGAAGAGGCCCTACCTATAGTTTTAGTTCCAACAACATCAGGCACAGGTAGTGAAGGGAATTGTTTTGCAGTGCTTACAAATTCAGATACTAAAGATAAAAAATCTATAAAAAAGAATAGCATGTATGCAAAAGCCTCAATAATTGACCCAGAGCTTATGGTAACAATGCCAAAACATATAATTGCATCAGTTGGATTTGATGCACTTGCTCACAACATAGAAGCATATCTTTCTAATGGAAGAAATCCTCTTTCAGATGTACAGGCTATCTATGGGATTGAACTTATATCAGAAAGCTTAGTAAATGTATACAATAATTCTGATGATTTAGAAGCTTGGGAGAAAATAACACTTGCAAGCACTATTGGTGGGATGACAATTGGTACAGCTGGAACAACTCTTCAACATGGAATGGAGCATCCTGTAAGTGGTCTTAGAGATGTAATGCATGGAAAAGGTCTTGCAGCTTTAACACCAACTATTGTAGAAAGTTCATGGGATAGTGATATTGAAAGGTTTGGAAATATATCAAAACTATTGGGTGGAACTTGTGCAGAAGATTGTTCAGGTGCAGTTAAAAATTTCCTTAAAAAGATAGATTTAGATATAAAGCTAAGTGACTTAGGTATTGTAAAATCAGATATTGATTGGTTAACTGATAACTGTATGAAAATATCTGCTGCAAATATTAAGAGACATCCAAAGACTTTTAATAAGGAACAAATAAGAGAAATATACTATAAATCTTTGTAA
- the splB gene encoding spore photoproduct lyase, with product MFNPKRIIFEKGSLDTDIGKNIYDKFKDKKDVEIIKISSNRVKEHIPGENLYEQYRNGKQTMVVSTRKSLKFQTCKPSANYQLPLVSGCMGRCEYCYLNTQLGDKPFIRVFVNIDEILEQTKKYIEDRKPQVTIFEGAATSDPVPVEPYTNSLKKTIEFFGKEEKGRFRFVTKYSDVDSLLDAEHNNHTEIRFSINTPRIIDGHEHYTASAKKRIESAVKLAKVGYQIGFIIAPVFLYEGWEEEYRSLIRSIKEALPKDFDRKIIFEVISHRYTTKAKNRILEIYPDTLLPMENDDRKFKYGQFGYGKYVYTKEQLDDMKEFFSKEINTVFKNNLIKYII from the coding sequence ATGTTTAATCCTAAAAGAATAATATTTGAAAAGGGTAGCTTAGATACTGATATTGGGAAAAACATATATGATAAATTTAAGGATAAAAAAGATGTAGAAATAATTAAGATATCATCAAATAGGGTTAAGGAACATATCCCAGGAGAAAATCTATATGAACAATATAGAAATGGAAAACAAACAATGGTAGTTAGCACTAGGAAAAGCTTAAAATTTCAAACATGTAAACCTTCTGCTAATTATCAACTACCACTTGTCAGTGGATGTATGGGAAGATGTGAATATTGTTATTTAAACACACAACTAGGTGATAAACCCTTTATAAGGGTGTTTGTAAATATAGATGAGATACTTGAACAAACAAAGAAGTATATTGAAGATAGAAAACCACAGGTAACCATATTTGAAGGAGCAGCTACATCAGACCCTGTTCCAGTAGAGCCATATACTAATTCATTGAAAAAGACAATAGAGTTTTTTGGAAAAGAAGAAAAGGGAAGATTTAGATTTGTTACTAAATACAGTGATGTAGATAGCTTGTTGGATGCTGAGCATAATAACCATACAGAGATAAGATTTAGCATAAATACACCTAGAATTATAGATGGACATGAGCATTATACAGCTTCTGCAAAGAAAAGAATAGAATCAGCTGTAAAGCTTGCAAAAGTTGGATATCAGATTGGATTTATAATAGCTCCTGTGTTTTTATATGAAGGTTGGGAAGAGGAGTATAGAAGTCTGATTAGAAGTATAAAAGAAGCTCTTCCAAAAGATTTTGATAGAAAAATTATATTTGAAGTTATATCTCATAGATATACAACTAAAGCTAAAAATAGAATATTAGAAATTTATCCAGACACATTATTGCCAATGGAAAATGATGATAGAAAGTTTAAATATGGTCAATTTGGATATGGAAAATATGTATATACTAAAGAGCAGTTGGATGATATGAAGGAATTTTTTAGTAAAGAAATAAATACAGTGTTTAAAAACAATTTAATAAAATATATAATATAG
- a CDS encoding PLDc_N domain-containing protein: MENLMEYLPLLLPVIILNLILVITALIHIIKHPNYKIGNKAIWIILVLFISIIGPILYFTIGRGDE; this comes from the coding sequence ATGGAAAATTTAATGGAATATCTACCACTTTTACTTCCTGTTATTATTTTAAATTTAATACTTGTAATTACTGCACTTATTCATATAATAAAACATCCAAATTATAAAATTGGTAATAAGGCAATATGGATTATTTTAGTGCTATTTATAAGTATAATAGGTCCAATTTTATATTTCACTATAGGAAGAGGTGATGAATGA
- a CDS encoding DUF3788 domain-containing protein: MDWQDMFFQDNKPTFEQIKEFINSPLWDKLNSILSSTYSVEPKLEYSKCSMQRGWNVKYKKRGKSLCTLYPQEGSFKALVIVNESNRVEVDLFINTCCDYIKQLYNEIKFFNGSKWLMIQIDSMSALNDTLELIKFRV; encoded by the coding sequence ATGGATTGGCAAGATATGTTTTTTCAAGATAATAAACCAACCTTTGAACAAATCAAAGAATTTATTAATAGTCCATTGTGGGACAAGCTAAATAGTATATTAAGTTCAACATATAGTGTGGAACCAAAACTCGAGTATAGCAAATGTTCAATGCAAAGAGGTTGGAATGTAAAATACAAAAAAAGAGGAAAGTCATTATGTACCTTATATCCTCAAGAAGGTTCCTTCAAAGCTTTAGTCATTGTAAATGAAAGTAATAGAGTTGAGGTTGACTTATTTATTAATACTTGTTGTGATTATATAAAGCAATTGTATAATGAGATAAAATTCTTTAATGGAAGTAAGTGGTTAATGATTCAAATAGATAGTATGTCAGCATTAAATGACACACTTGAGCTTATTAAATTTAGAGTTTAA
- a CDS encoding ABC transporter ATP-binding protein, whose amino-acid sequence MNIVSINGLSKSFGNRKIIDKLNLTVPEGSVFGFVGKNGAGKTTTMKMVLGLLEADSGTINVFGEKVTYGRTSSNRHVGYLPDVPEFYNYMRPLEYLSLCGEITGLSKQEIKLRSEELLTLVGLGNEKKRIGGFSRGMKQRLGIAQALLSRPKLLICDEPTSALDPVGRKEILDIMVKIKDSTTVIFSTHILSDVERICDHVAILNNGSIALSGTLSEIKSMHGKDRLLLEFSSNDEIQAFKSSSSIKSLLKDSEETNMEIIFHGKDIKSIQQTVISTLAEMNLCPRKMELIELSLENLFLEVVK is encoded by the coding sequence ATGAATATTGTTTCAATAAATGGGTTATCAAAAAGTTTTGGTAATCGAAAGATAATAGATAAGCTAAATCTTACTGTACCAGAAGGGTCAGTATTTGGATTTGTAGGTAAGAATGGTGCAGGCAAGACTACAACAATGAAAATGGTGCTTGGGTTACTTGAAGCAGATAGTGGAACTATAAATGTTTTTGGTGAGAAGGTGACTTATGGAAGAACAAGTTCTAATCGCCATGTAGGTTATCTACCTGATGTTCCAGAGTTTTATAACTATATGAGACCACTTGAATATCTTTCTCTTTGTGGAGAAATCACAGGGCTTTCAAAACAAGAAATAAAGTTAAGAAGTGAAGAGTTGTTGACACTTGTGGGACTTGGAAATGAAAAGAAACGAATAGGTGGATTTTCTCGTGGAATGAAGCAACGTCTTGGGATAGCTCAAGCATTGCTTTCACGTCCTAAATTACTTATTTGTGATGAACCAACAAGTGCACTTGACCCTGTTGGTAGAAAAGAAATATTAGATATTATGGTTAAAATCAAAGACTCAACAACCGTAATATTTTCAACACATATACTGTCAGATGTTGAAAGAATTTGTGACCATGTTGCTATATTAAATAACGGAAGCATCGCTCTGAGTGGTACACTTTCAGAAATAAAAAGTATGCACGGAAAAGATAGACTTTTATTGGAGTTTTCAAGTAATGATGAAATACAAGCATTTAAGTCTAGTAGTAGTATTAAATCCTTACTTAAAGATTCAGAAGAGACTAATATGGAAATTATTTTCCATGGTAAAGATATAAAATCAATACAACAAACAGTTATATCTACACTTGCAGAAATGAATCTTTGTCCAAGAAAGATGGAATTAATAGAATTGTCACTTGAAAATTTATTTTTGGAGGTAGTAAAGTGA
- a CDS encoding pyridoxamine 5'-phosphate oxidase family protein: MKVLEFLNKAGVYYLATVDENNQAHVRPLGFVMEYDGKLTFCTSNQKDMFKQLIFNPKVELCCIDQKLNTLRILGEAVFVTSKETQAKALEIMPSLGQMYSVGDGKFEIFSIDKAKVSCYSMSGKKIDVEL, from the coding sequence ATGAAAGTATTAGAATTTTTGAACAAAGCAGGAGTTTATTATTTAGCAACAGTTGATGAGAACAATCAAGCACATGTGCGTCCTCTAGGATTTGTTATGGAATATGATGGCAAACTTACATTTTGCACATCTAATCAAAAAGATATGTTTAAGCAACTTATTTTTAATCCAAAGGTTGAACTTTGCTGTATAGACCAAAAACTTAATACTCTACGTATTTTGGGTGAAGCAGTATTTGTTACATCAAAAGAAACACAAGCTAAGGCACTTGAAATAATGCCAAGTTTAGGTCAGATGTACTCTGTAGGAGACGGTAAGTTTGAAATATTCTCTATTGATAAGGCAAAAGTTAGTTGTTATTCAATGAGTGGTAAAAAGATTGATGTAGAGCTTTAA
- a CDS encoding CPBP family intramembrane metalloprotease, with protein sequence MSNNIKIIKKEINYFLLINFLLIAFTSIFLFWSISKPNNSELISSFSVLFMYIPAFSAIVVLKKVSNYKFDSTVDKFLKFFAITTIVRIVISIAETFLIHSSIISSTIDTLTSFYLLAVVLYNEFQFEVLNLSLSKNFKKVLGILLIFLILIIVRNIIDKESLSINVVNKFVTVFINIIINLCFGFNLFFGEEFGWRYFLQPRLQKIYGKKFGVLILGFIWGIWHLPLCVTLYSPETPFYCVISQIAYCTFIGIFLGYTYIKTKNLWAPILIHLVNNTVSIILGGSIESIFTLESLLWSILVDAILFLPFLFTREYKTNNYDESSN encoded by the coding sequence ATGTCAAATAATATCAAGATAATAAAAAAAGAAATAAACTATTTCTTATTAATAAATTTTTTACTGATTGCTTTTACATCAATATTTTTATTTTGGTCAATATCAAAACCAAATAATAGTGAACTTATATCAAGCTTCTCTGTATTATTTATGTATATTCCTGCATTTTCAGCAATTGTTGTCCTAAAAAAAGTTTCTAATTACAAGTTTGATTCAACAGTGGATAAATTTTTAAAGTTTTTTGCTATAACTACAATTGTGAGAATAGTAATATCTATAGCTGAAACATTTTTAATCCATAGTAGTATTATTTCTTCAACAATAGATACATTAACATCTTTTTATCTTTTAGCGGTTGTTCTTTACAATGAATTTCAATTTGAAGTTTTAAATTTATCTTTAAGTAAAAATTTCAAAAAAGTTTTAGGCATTCTATTAATATTCTTGATATTAATTATAGTTAGAAATATTATTGATAAAGAAAGTTTATCAATTAATGTTGTAAATAAATTTGTCACAGTATTTATAAATATAATTATAAATTTATGTTTTGGTTTTAATTTATTTTTTGGAGAAGAATTTGGATGGAGATACTTTCTTCAACCTAGACTACAAAAGATTTATGGCAAAAAATTTGGTGTATTAATTTTAGGTTTTATATGGGGAATTTGGCATTTGCCTCTTTGTGTCACTTTGTACAGTCCCGAAACCCCATTTTATTGTGTTATTTCTCAGATAGCATATTGTACCTTTATAGGAATATTTTTAGGATATACCTATATTAAGACCAAAAACCTTTGGGCGCCAATATTAATCCACTTAGTAAATAACACTGTTTCTATTATACTTGGAGGAAGTATTGAGTCTATATTTACATTAGAATCACTATTATGGAGTATTCTAGTTGATGCTATATTGTTTTTACCATTCTTATTTACTAGAGAGTACAAAACTAATAACTATGATGAAAGTTCTAACTAG
- a CDS encoding helix-turn-helix transcriptional regulator, with translation MNELNIAKTLILKRKEKGITQDELANYIGISKASVSKWETGQSYPDITFLPQLATYFNITVDELICYEPQMIKEDINKLYQRLCKDFTVKPFDEVMDEIRETIKKYYSCFPLIYQMGILIINHYDLVDEEKRELLISEALEIFIRIRETSDDIEICRQSKGMEATCYILLNQPIEVIDLFQDSNFPMVNESILLAQGQMMNGQTNEANETLQIGAYQNLTLLVQDLVGLLQNSDKSQIEEIERRILIISDTFDLNELSPGVMFSVYLTQIQMNLIHGNTKGAIKSLQRYVDLAISDIYPIMLHSDDFFNHIDCWISEIGTGITRDDTIVKAGIVAAIKNNPMFSVLNENKEYRFLIEKLSLLEE, from the coding sequence ATGAATGAATTAAACATTGCAAAAACACTAATTTTAAAGCGTAAAGAAAAAGGAATTACACAAGATGAACTTGCAAATTATATAGGTATCTCTAAAGCTTCTGTGTCTAAATGGGAAACTGGGCAAAGTTATCCTGATATCACTTTTTTACCACAACTCGCGACATATTTCAACATTACAGTTGATGAATTAATTTGCTACGAACCACAAATGATTAAGGAAGATATTAATAAACTATATCAGCGATTGTGTAAAGATTTTACTGTTAAACCATTTGATGAAGTTATGGATGAAATAAGAGAAACCATAAAAAAATATTATTCATGCTTTCCTTTGATTTATCAGATGGGTATTTTGATAATTAATCATTATGACCTTGTAGATGAAGAAAAACGTGAACTATTAATTAGTGAAGCATTAGAAATTTTTATTCGAATACGAGAAACAAGTGATGATATAGAAATTTGTCGTCAGTCAAAAGGTATGGAGGCAACTTGTTATATCTTGTTAAATCAACCTATAGAAGTTATTGATTTATTTCAAGATAGCAATTTTCCCATGGTAAATGAAAGCATACTTCTTGCACAGGGACAAATGATGAATGGTCAAACTAATGAAGCTAATGAAACGTTACAGATTGGAGCATATCAGAATCTTACATTATTAGTTCAAGATTTAGTGGGACTTCTGCAAAACTCAGATAAATCACAAATTGAAGAAATAGAAAGACGTATTTTAATAATTTCAGATACATTTGACCTTAATGAATTATCTCCTGGTGTTATGTTTTCTGTATATTTGACTCAGATACAAATGAATTTAATACATGGAAATACTAAAGGAGCTATTAAGTCGTTACAAAGATATGTAGATTTGGCAATAAGTGATATATATCCAATTATGCTACATAGTGATGACTTTTTTAATCATATTGATTGCTGGATTTCTGAGATTGGAACAGGTATCACACGTGATGATACAATTGTAAAGGCAGGTATTGTTGCTGCTATTAAGAATAATCCTATGTTCTCTGTATTAAATGAGAACAAGGAATACAGATTTCTTATAGAAAAATTATCTTTATTGGAGGAATAA
- a CDS encoding AraC family transcriptional regulator: protein MHAWESIQTTLDLIEERLSEEISIDDLANAANLSPFYYQRLFKRLVNKTVMEYIKLRRLAKASEYLAENKNRILDVALNFGFDSHETFTRAFKKAYGLTPEEYRANPVKLNQFVKPELILNYVMVDEGVPLIADDIVIEVTRRRLSNSRTFIGIEKEIPICQLMGGETTGIAIAKELWMKLGSQKHNIPNKIPGGNEFAALYMGSAKEGNCMYMAGIEVEPGTLVEGYSIFELPAKEYLVCGFEAENFNELVDSAVFKADKFMERWMKNHNLIATDFAIEMYYPTTPEVAYMEHWTIPVSIEQ, encoded by the coding sequence ATGCATGCATGGGAATCCATTCAAACTACACTAGACTTGATAGAAGAAAGGTTATCAGAAGAAATATCTATTGATGATTTAGCAAATGCAGCTAATTTATCACCATTTTATTATCAACGATTATTTAAAAGGTTAGTTAATAAGACCGTAATGGAATATATAAAGCTTCGTCGCCTTGCAAAAGCTTCAGAATACTTAGCAGAAAATAAAAATCGTATACTTGATGTAGCTTTAAATTTTGGATTTGATAGCCATGAGACATTTACACGTGCTTTTAAAAAAGCATATGGATTAACTCCAGAGGAATATAGAGCAAATCCAGTAAAACTTAATCAATTTGTTAAGCCAGAATTAATTTTAAATTATGTTATGGTTGATGAAGGTGTGCCACTGATTGCCGATGATATAGTGATTGAAGTAACTCGCAGAAGATTGAGTAACTCAAGGACTTTTATTGGAATAGAAAAAGAAATACCTATTTGCCAGTTGATGGGTGGTGAGACAACTGGCATAGCGATAGCAAAGGAATTATGGATGAAACTTGGAAGTCAAAAACACAATATACCAAATAAAATCCCAGGTGGAAATGAATTTGCTGCTCTTTATATGGGAAGTGCAAAAGAAGGTAATTGTATGTATATGGCAGGTATAGAAGTGGAGCCAGGTACATTGGTGGAAGGATATAGTATTTTTGAGTTACCTGCTAAAGAATATTTAGTGTGTGGATTTGAAGCAGAAAATTTTAATGAGTTAGTTGATTCAGCTGTTTTTAAAGCGGATAAGTTTATGGAAAGATGGATGAAGAATCATAATTTAATAGCCACTGATTTTGCGATTGAAATGTATTATCCTACTACACCTGAAGTGGCATATATGGAACATTGGACTATTCCAGTGTCTATTGAACAATAG
- a CDS encoding helix-turn-helix transcriptional regulator translates to MNEELILKNHLKIARTEKKLSQSQLAEMVGVSRNTISSIETGQFNPTAKLALILCIALDKKFEDLFYFE, encoded by the coding sequence ATGAATGAAGAATTAATATTAAAAAATCACTTAAAAATAGCAAGAACAGAGAAAAAATTATCTCAAAGTCAGCTAGCTGAAATGGTCGGCGTGTCAAGAAACACTATTAGTTCAATAGAAACAGGTCAGTTTAATCCAACAGCAAAATTAGCACTTATTTTATGTATAGCTCTAGATAAAAAATTTGAAGATTTATTTTACTTTGAATAA
- a CDS encoding helix-turn-helix transcriptional regulator — protein sequence MSLDNKNNITENAEGLTCPIRYALDIVGGKWKLPIICMLAVDNPIRYSSIKRKLDGITNTMLAQSLKDLESDGIVHRKQYNEIPPKVEYTLTDKGKSIVPILRQFANWGAINMQEKNTCGLNCKECRKIT from the coding sequence ATGAGTTTGGATAATAAAAATAATATAACTGAAAATGCTGAAGGATTAACTTGCCCTATACGTTACGCATTAGATATTGTTGGTGGAAAGTGGAAATTGCCTATTATATGTATGTTAGCAGTTGATAATCCAATTAGGTATAGTAGTATAAAAAGAAAATTAGATGGAATTACAAATACTATGCTAGCTCAATCATTAAAAGATTTAGAGTCTGATGGTATTGTTCATCGTAAACAATACAATGAAATTCCTCCAAAAGTTGAATATACATTAACAGATAAAGGTAAAAGTATTGTACCTATTTTGCGACAGTTTGCTAATTGGGGCGCTATTAATATGCAGGAGAAAAACACATGCGGACTTAATTGTAAAGAATGCAGAAAAATAACTTAA
- a CDS encoding MATE family efflux transporter, with product MENEKSNIKYLKEEPIKKTILYLSIPMMIGMSAGTIYNVINAYFIGLVHDTAMLSAITLGLPIFTILMAFGNMFGVGGSTFITRLIAQNNSDEAKKIAGYTFYASIITGLLIGLIGYLLMNPIIRLLGSDMTTFEYTKQYAITLFVGGFSIILNFSLEQIVRSEGASKESMYGMFVSVIVSIILDVLFILVLNMHVYGAALSMILSNIASSAYYVWYLNVKSENLRGFLHYIKISINSQVEIYKVGVSQLIQCSFLIVTTLLSNNYSMQYGNNIVASFGIALRIAQIPEFFVMGIVLGVMPLIAYNFSNKNIPRLKESIKYSALFIFVIAVVFSGVVYIFRTQVIQTFSVDTSVIEIGTYVLVAMLVSALFNGVTSLFMTIYQASGKGIETGIMSISQGGLYIPIVILLNYFYGLDGLIWSMTVTEIITFLIGAVLYIPYSIKLKKASTKNKVSLI from the coding sequence ATGGAAAATGAAAAATCAAACATTAAATATTTAAAAGAAGAACCAATAAAAAAAACTATTCTTTATTTATCTATTCCTATGATGATAGGAATGTCAGCTGGAACTATCTATAATGTAATTAATGCCTACTTTATAGGTTTAGTTCATGACACAGCTATGCTTAGTGCAATAACATTGGGACTCCCTATATTTACAATTCTAATGGCTTTTGGAAATATGTTTGGCGTTGGTGGTAGTACATTCATAACTAGGCTAATTGCACAAAATAATAGTGATGAAGCCAAGAAAATTGCTGGATATACTTTTTATGCAAGTATTATAACAGGTCTATTGATAGGTCTAATTGGCTACTTACTAATGAATCCTATTATTAGATTATTAGGTTCCGATATGACTACATTTGAATATACAAAACAATATGCAATTACACTATTTGTTGGCGGATTTTCTATTATATTGAACTTCTCTCTTGAACAAATTGTAAGGTCTGAAGGTGCATCAAAAGAATCTATGTATGGTATGTTTGTAAGTGTAATAGTTAGTATCATATTAGATGTTTTATTTATACTAGTTCTTAATATGCATGTGTATGGTGCTGCATTATCAATGATACTTTCTAACATTGCATCTAGTGCTTATTATGTTTGGTATTTAAATGTTAAAAGCGAGAACCTTAGAGGGTTTTTACATTACATAAAAATCAGCATAAACAGTCAAGTTGAAATATATAAAGTTGGTGTATCCCAATTAATCCAATGCTCTTTCTTAATTGTGACTACATTATTATCCAATAACTACTCTATGCAATATGGAAATAACATAGTTGCTAGTTTTGGTATAGCACTTAGAATTGCTCAAATTCCAGAATTCTTTGTTATGGGTATTGTTTTAGGTGTAATGCCACTTATAGCATATAATTTTTCTAATAAGAATATACCTCGTTTAAAGGAAAGTATAAAGTATTCTGCTTTATTCATATTTGTAATCGCAGTTGTATTTTCAGGAGTTGTTTATATATTTAGAACCCAAGTAATACAAACATTCTCAGTTGATACGTCAGTTATTGAAATAGGAACGTATGTATTGGTAGCTATGTTAGTATCTGCCTTATTCAATGGAGTTACATCTTTATTTATGACAATATATCAAGCATCAGGAAAAGGCATTGAAACAGGTATAATGTCTATAAGCCAAGGTGGATTGTATATACCTATAGTAATATTGCTTAATTATTTTTATGGACTTGATGGGCTAATATGGTCTATGACAGTAACAGAAATTATAACATTTTTAATAGGTGCAGTTTTATATATACCCTATAGTATAAAACTTAAAAAGGCATCAACTAAAAATAAAGTAAGTCTTATATAA